In Rhizobium lusitanum, a genomic segment contains:
- a CDS encoding ABC transporter substrate-binding protein, whose amino-acid sequence MIKRNMLAIGAIAISALLAVAPLARAEDPLSTSTPRSDADTIIVGSADFPESQLLAKIYALALAAKGMKVDTKLNIGSREVYMPALLDGSIDLLPEYAGATLSYLDKNATAHAPKDVVEALGKVLPKGVSMLTASDAQDSDVLAVTEETAKKYSLTSIEDLKPVAGELVLGGPPEWKTRKEGVVGLKDVYGLEFKDFKTLDVAGPLTLSALTNGQVHAADMTSTDPAMKASKLVALKDTKNLFPAQNILPIIATSKVSDKVTATLNAVSAALTTEDLIEMNGRLANQESFDTVAGDWLTKNKLN is encoded by the coding sequence ATGATAAAGCGAAACATGCTTGCAATCGGCGCCATTGCCATTTCTGCCCTTCTTGCGGTCGCTCCGCTCGCGCGCGCCGAAGACCCCTTGTCCACGAGCACGCCACGCTCGGATGCGGATACGATCATCGTCGGATCTGCGGACTTCCCGGAAAGCCAGCTCCTTGCCAAGATCTATGCACTGGCGCTTGCCGCCAAGGGCATGAAGGTGGACACGAAGCTGAATATCGGCAGCCGCGAAGTCTACATGCCGGCGCTGCTCGATGGTTCGATCGACCTTCTTCCCGAATATGCCGGCGCGACGCTGAGCTATCTTGATAAGAACGCGACTGCGCATGCCCCGAAGGATGTCGTCGAGGCGCTCGGCAAGGTATTGCCGAAGGGCGTGTCGATGCTGACGGCATCCGATGCCCAGGATTCGGACGTGCTGGCCGTCACCGAAGAAACCGCCAAGAAATACTCCCTGACGTCGATCGAGGATCTGAAGCCGGTCGCCGGCGAACTCGTTCTCGGCGGTCCGCCGGAATGGAAGACCCGCAAGGAAGGCGTTGTTGGCCTGAAGGACGTCTACGGCCTGGAATTCAAGGATTTCAAAACCCTTGACGTAGCCGGCCCGCTGACGCTTTCGGCTCTGACCAACGGTCAGGTCCATGCCGCTGATATGACCTCGACCGATCCGGCGATGAAGGCAAGCAAGCTCGTCGCGCTGAAGGACACGAAGAACCTGTTCCCGGCGCAGAACATCCTGCCGATCATCGCGACCAGCAAGGTCAGCGACAAGGTCACCGCAACGCTCAACGCCGTCTCCGCCGCGCTGACGACCGAAGATCTGATAGAGATGAACGGTCGTCTCGCCAATCAGGAAAGCTTCGACACCGTTGCCGGCGATTGGCTGACGAAGAACAAGCTGAACTAA
- a CDS encoding ABC transporter permease codes for MIDWFLNPAQWHGSGGIPTLLAQHLQYSLISLFIAALIGLPAGLYVGHTGKGTFLIAGLANATRALPSLGLIVLLVILVGPYFKSDLAYLVPSIAVLVLIAVPPIMMGAYSGITSVDPAAVDAARGMGYRPLALLLTVEFPCALPLIFSGFRSAALQVISTATIAAYVSLGGLGRLIIDGRAQNDYMQMAAGAVLVGVLALIVDLFFGLASRIAVSPGLTRRTVKGVAIRRQLTNEK; via the coding sequence GCGCAGCACCTGCAATATAGCTTAATCTCTCTTTTCATCGCGGCACTCATCGGCCTACCCGCCGGCCTCTATGTCGGGCATACGGGCAAGGGAACATTCCTGATCGCCGGTCTTGCGAACGCCACGCGTGCCCTGCCGAGCCTCGGCCTGATCGTACTGCTGGTTATCCTTGTCGGGCCTTATTTCAAATCGGACCTGGCCTATCTGGTGCCGAGCATTGCCGTCCTGGTGCTGATTGCGGTGCCGCCCATCATGATGGGCGCCTATTCCGGGATCACCTCGGTGGATCCGGCTGCTGTCGATGCGGCCAGGGGCATGGGTTACCGACCGCTCGCCTTGCTGCTCACCGTCGAGTTTCCCTGTGCATTGCCGCTCATCTTTTCGGGCTTCCGTAGTGCGGCCTTGCAGGTGATTTCGACAGCGACAATCGCCGCCTACGTCTCACTTGGTGGCCTCGGGCGGCTCATCATCGATGGCCGTGCCCAAAACGACTACATGCAGATGGCCGCCGGCGCCGTTCTCGTGGGTGTTCTCGCCCTGATCGTCGACCTGTTCTTCGGCCTCGCATCCAGGATCGCAGTCTCGCCCGGCTTGACGCGCCGGACTGTGAAAGGCGTCGCCATCCGGCGCCAACTTACAAACGAAAAATAA